The genomic region atttttatcatgcaaaatggccacaagctcttaaaaattgtctctttttgttcatataatatagggtttgaccacggattcccacgcatgcaattagcttctttttcttcttctttccaaaccaccgtttcccacgcgtgtacactcccgatgctgcggtgggtttgaaaacgggctactaacttcacatttgactcgttattgccacggccaaataacacgtagcactacggctatttaagccaccccctgcctctgccatccctcatccatctgaaggaaatatgccctagaggcaataataaagttatattatttccttatttcatgataaatgtttactattcatgctagaattgtattaaccggaaacatgatacatgtgtgaatacatagacaaacagagtgtcactagtatacctctacttgactactcgttgatcaaagatggttatgtttcctagccatagacatgagttgtcatttgattaacaggatcacatcattaggaggatgatgtgattggcttgacccattccattagcttagcactcgatcgtttagtatgtcgttattgctttcttcatgacttatacatgttcctatgactatgagattatgcaactcccatttaccgaaggaacactttgtgtgctaccaaacgtcacaacgtaactgggtgattataaaggtgctctacaggtgtctccgaaggtacttgttgggttggcgtatttcgagattaggatttgtcattccgattgtcagagaggtatctctgggctcactcagtaatgcacatcactataagccttgcaagcattggaactaatgagttagttgcgggatgatgtattacggaacgattaaagcgacttgctggtaacgagattgaactaggtattgagataccgacgatcgaatcttgggcaagtaacataccgatgacaaagggaacaacgtatgttgttatgcggtttgaccgataaagatcttcgtagaatatgtgggagccaatatgagcatccaggttccgctattggttattggccggagacgtgtctcggtcatgtctatattattctcgaactcatagggtccgcacgcttaaagttcgatgacggttatgagtttatgtgttttgatgtaccgaatgtagttccgagtcccggatgagatcgcagacatgacgaggagtctcgaaatggtcgagacataaagatcgatatattggatgactatattcggacatcggaaaggttccgagtgattcgggtatttttcggagtaccagagagttacgggaattcgccggggagtatatggtctttattgggctttaagggaaagagagaggagaggctgggcgcccccccccaaggcctagtccgaattggactagggggaggggctgcgccccctccttccttctcttccctctcccctttcctttactcctactcctactacttggaaggggggaatcctactcccggtgggagtaggactcatcCTAGGGCGCGCcttagagagggccggccctccccctcctccactcctttatatacggggaggggggcaccccttggagacacaacaattgatcattgatcttttagccgtgtgcggtgcccccctccaccatattccacctcgacaatatcgtagcggtgcttaggcgaagccctgcatcggtataacatcatcatcgtcaccacgccgtcgtgctgacggaactcttcctcaaagctcggctggatcagagttcgaggggcgtcatcgagctaaacgtgtgctgaactcggaggtgccgtgcgtttggtacttgatctgtcggatcgtgaagacgtacgactacattaaccgcgttgtgctaacgcttccgctttcggtctatgagggtacctggacacactctcccctcgttgttatgcatcaccatgatcctgcgtatgcgtaggaatttttttgaaattactacgttccccaatagtggcatacgagcctggttttatgcgttgatgctatgtgcacgagtagaacacaagtgagttgtgggcgatagaagtcatactgcttaccagcatgtcacactttggttcggcggtattgttggatgaaggatCCTGGACCGAcgttacgcgtacacttacgcgagactgattctaccgacgtggtttgcacacaggtggctggcggttgtcaatttctccaactttggttgaaccgagtgtggctacgcctggtccttgagaaggttaaaacagcactaacttgacgaactatcgttgtggttttgatgtgtaggtaagaacggttcttgctcagcccgtagtagccacgtaaaacttgcaacaacaaagtagaggacgtctaacttgtttttgcagggcatgttgtgatgtgatatggtcaagacatgatgctaaattttattgtatgagatgatcatgttttgtaatcgagttatcggcaactggtaagGAAAGTCTCTTTCTCAGTATTGTTTAAGGATAGAATAGAAGCTCGCAGAAGATGAAGCTTTGCTAGCTATTCTGATGTGGTGCTGTTGTACAGAAAATCACGGTGTTACTTTTAAGAGTGAAATGCGTCACTAGTCTACGAACTCAAACTGATTGCACACTTTAGGCCATCAACTTAGAAAATGATCAGATTTAGTCAACAAACTCGTTTATTTGATCAATTAAGGTCACATGGTTGCCACGTCAGCGGCTCTTAGACCGTTGGACTAACTATTTGTATAGGCATCTTTTTGCAAACTTGTCAGTTTTTCTAACTTATCTTAGCTAAATGACgtataaagcaaaaaaaaattacCTGAATTGTAGATGACTCTTACCTAGAACCTATCAAAGTTGGCAAGCAGCAGCTAACCATCGGGACACAATATGACTTGTTGAATTTGTGTTAGCCAACACAATCTATATTCTTGTAGAACCAGGAGATTTCATACAATCacctttttgtttcctttttttacGGGTGGATGCCATGCAATCACATTGATTTCCTTCTAGTGTTGGTGGACAAATCTATAATCTATAATACTataatagttcatccccactaacctatttaactaagcatgcagcctatccacatcagCATCCATTCACCTACTGCCACGTCGgcactagcccccccccccccccccccccccactccgtGCATGCATGAATCATGTATACGGTAACTGCTGGATCTCTCGATTCCCTTCTTGCGCTTGGGCTGGCTTTTTTCTCTTGCACCTGGGCTGGCTGTACGAAGCATTTTTTAACCTGGGCTGTCCAGCCAAGTTGTGGGCTAAACTGCCACTTTGGACGTTCGATGCACCATGGGCTTTGCATCGCTGAGAGTTCATCTTCCCCACTGCGTACATCTCTTCTTGCAGCCGCCGCGACGACCCACCCTCTCCTAGCCAGTTGCTGGACTAAGCCGCCGCGTCGCTAGCCCTTCTGCAGTCCACAGATGTGCACGAACTCCAGCTTATCCGCTCATCTTCCCGTTGCCGCTATTATTGCCTCCACTACCTCTTCCACCCTTCTTGAGGGACACTCTGCCGGCCACAAATGCATATGAAACGGCCTCGCGCACCACAATGTTTAGAGCGGAGTGGATGTGCCCAGAAGTTCAACAGTCTTCGCACACAATATATTCTCCCCTCGCCAGACCCTGGATGGCCTCATTCGCATCCAGGCATCCACCTGTCATTCGATCCCTATTGTACGATACGTTTAACTCCATGCAGTACTTCGCCACAGCTAAGCGTTAATCAGAACCCATAGCCCCAAGAGCAACTACGACCTACTCCTCACGGGATCCTCCGGAACGATTGCGAGTCTGCAGTTGCAGCGCAGGAACAGGCTGACCCAAATTCCAGTTGGATGGCCCGTTCTAGATATTCGAAGTATCAGGTAAGTACGGGACATCTTATACATGCACGTCTCCAGCATCACGGATTTGTGCATGCATTGTACCATTACGattttgttgtttgtttgtttttgtagATCCATACGCTCTCTGCTCTCAAATATGAAGTTTGGTAAGCTTTTCTTAGATTGCAGGCTTAAACTGAATTAGCAAACTTACAGCCATTAGTGTGCCCTCTTTATGTTGAATCATCTCTAGATGGGATTAAATACCGTCTCTATTTTTTGGCAATGCTGATACCCATTATCCATCTCTGGTGTTGtttaggtactccctccattcccttatacaaggccactatgttGAGAATATGATGGTGAGAATACAAGGCCACTATGTTGTCCCTATGATCAGTCTTTTATGCCTATGCATTTGAGAAGTAATTTTAAGCTTCAGTTATTATGTTGTTGACAATTTTTCTTTCATATAGCTTCAAAGCCAAATCGTCTTCTTTGTATAATTGAAGGTGTATGTTTCAAATGTATAATCAAGTTCAATTATATTTACTTAGCTTCCTTTTTTAGAACAAGACCTGAATTTATAAACTTCCAGGGTTCAAGTTAGAGTCCTCAACCATAGACTGTCTCAGAGCATCGGGAACATCAGTTATAGTTAGACAATCCCCTTGCCTTCTAGCGAAGGCAGCCAACTCATGGGCCAAGACGTTGCTTTCTCTGTTGATTGAAGCAATAGACGCTGACGCAAAAAGAACACATCAACTCTTCAAAAAAAACTATGATTGGGAACGACCCTGATCTATTTTGTGAACCAGGGGAGCAAATTTGAGACAGCAACACAGTTTGTCTCAATGCAGATTGCCCCTTCTAAAATTTCTGCAGGTCCGAAAGTCCCGCAAAAATTTCTGCAACTCCGAAAGTTCGCCTCAGCTTCCATTTCAAAAATGGCCATCGCCTCAATACAACACAACTAGGCAGGAAAcaattatatattttttacttTCAAGATATTTACATATCTAAATATGATAACAAAATCTGCGAGGTGGCTGCTCTGCCATTTATAGTACCCTCGTATGCCATTTATAATACTTTATTCCATTTCCCTTTGCGGTGTGCTAATGTTTGTCGTAGCTCTTCTTTTTTGCATCTCAATCCATCAGTATGAATCAACACATCCACAAGTTGAAATTACCTAAAATTCTTCTATAATATCCCGCACCAACGCGCGGGACATCATCTAGTTTCCTTATATTTACAATCCTATTAAGTACCTCTTAGCTCGTTTCCTGCCTTTGACAGTAATAGCTTGGAAAGAACATCTTTCTTAAAGAAAAAATAACGCTATGGTGCATGGAAAGGTTAACCGGTCCACATACTTTCTTATAACATATATAGTCCGATGCAACATTAGTACACAAGTCAGGTTGTGTTTCAATGGTCAGCTGCTAGTTGCCAACGCCTACAGTTTGTAGGTTCAAATCACATGCATGGTTGTTTTtatttactagcacatatgcccgtgcgttgcaatgggaaaaTTTgtgttttgtgcaagcataatgtcCCATAGCACCGGATTCGCTACGAAGAACATGTTGCAACGCAACAtccttctacaaaatgaacataaaaagTAGGATGCAATTTAGCCGCGTTCATATTTTCTTTGCCATGCATAATCTCCCACTAATTCCATTTAAGTATAATCCTTCAATTAATTACCATGACGTCATCACCCGTTTTAGTCTGGAATCAAACCCTTCATTCTCTAATTTAGTAGCCCCACCATGTTGAAGCCTACAGATCCTTCCTTTAATTATCCTACCCTTTTACTTCAAATCATTCCTTTACTTAGCCCCATACATCTGAATATTCTATTTATTAAGCCCACAATCTTTCTTTTAATTATTCCACCGGTTTACCCATAGTTATTTCTTTAATTAGCCACATTCgtctaaatattctatttaagcCCATTATCCTTCCTTTAATTAGCTCATTTGATTAATTAGCTCGCCCTAAACATGTCTGTTGGTTGATTCCTGGGCGGCTCATATATTTACTGGTGGGAATCATTGCAAAAGAGTGAGGTGGATTTAGGAAACATGAAAGATGCATAGCTCGTTGGTTGTTACATTGAAGAGCCAGACAGGAGGTTAtttgttcaattcccacaatgttgatttattttgacccaattatttttcgcggtctctacaaaagcccatagaaggcccatcaaCGTACAGGCACTTGGCCCAGATGGCTTATCTTGTGTAGAGCGAATCGTACGAAAGACATTAGCGTGCGCTCAAACCAAACGAAATCaatgaaaaggactaaaccaaatcAAGAATACCTATTTCCTTTAATAGTAGGTaaagatttatttatttatttatttatacgcCATTAGTTAAGATATAGGTTGCTAGAAAAACCGACCAGTTTGCAAAAAGGGCCATGTAAAAAATAGTTAGTTACACAACGGTCCAAGGAATGCTGACGTGGCAGCCATGTGGTCAGTTTTTTCATGTCTAATCGATTTTGGCCTTATTTGATCAAATAAACGAGTTTGTGGACTAAATCTGACTACTTTTTGAGTTGATGGCCTAAAGTGTGCAATCATTTTGAGTTGGTGGATAAGTGGCGCATTTCACTCTACTTTTAGTGCAGCTTATTGTGATTGAAATGTGGCATTTCTTTTCTCTGCCGGGCCTTCAAGCATGCCATTTTCATTAAGAAAATGCTCAGATGCTCGAATGATAGATATTACAAACCACCACTAACAAGAAAAGCTCCTCTATGAAGTTTTTTGGGGTATCAATTTGTGATGTATAGTAGCATCCTGGTTGCATGAGTGAAGGATAAATACTTTGGTGACATACAGTCAAATCTGAAAAACAATATATACATAGTTAAGGGCTTCCATGGGACGCACATGGAGCCCTCCTTGGGGCCTGTGCTCGACCACATAGGGCATGTGCTTCCCAAACACCTTGTCCCACGTCACAAAGAAGGGCTGCCAGAAGTTGTATCTGCCGGCGCGCGATAGATGGTGGGCGTCGTGGTACGCCGTGTTGTTCCAGAAGCAGAGGTGGAACACGTTCCCCGGCAACCACAGCCCGTAGTGGTCGTCGATGCCCTTGACGGTGCAGAGTGTCAAGAAGAAGATGGAGACGTGGGGCGACATACCGGGGGCGAGGAAGGTGACCACGCTGCTGACGGTGTCGAGGAGGAGGCCCTCCACAGGGTGGTTGTATTGCACGCCCAAGGCGCAGGGCACGATGACGCGGTGGTGCCATGAGTGGACGTGCTGGTACAGGAACTTGTTGAGGTGCATGCATCGGTGCCATGCGTAGTGCCCTTGTTTCCcagaagatggaataaggttcgtTTAGGGTTTTTGTGAGTTCATTTAGGTGTTTTTGTGAGTTTGTTTAGGGTTTGTGTCGTGCTTAGAAAGGCGAGACGCTGGCGGTTCCCTAaaaatggaataaggttctccttgTCTAGCCCCCGTTACAATGATGCATCTAGCGTTGTTGGAGGGCGTGTGGAGATGTGTCTCtggcggatctcacgggattcggtcGGTGTTGGTATTTGGTGGGTCTGCTTCGATCCAACCTTTGCTCGTCTTCATTCATGTG from Triticum aestivum cultivar Chinese Spring chromosome 4A, IWGSC CS RefSeq v2.1, whole genome shotgun sequence harbors:
- the LOC123084208 gene encoding sphinganine C4-monooxygenase 1-like, giving the protein MASESSQHMLLSSNTQRGHYAWHRCMHLNKFLYQHVHSWHHRVIVPCALGVQYNHPVEGLLLDTVSSVVTFLAPGMSPHVSIFFLTLCTVKGIDDHYGLWLPGNVFHLCFWNNTAYHDAHHLSRAGRYNFWQPFFVTWDKVFGKHMPYVVEHRPQGGLHVRPMEALNYVYIVFQI